GGTCGATCTTCGCGAGCGCGGCCGGCGACAGGGTCAGGGGTGCGTTCATGATGACGACAGTATGACCTGGCAACGGCGCTTCACCGGTCGACCTCGCCGAAGACGATGTCGAGCGTTCCGATGATCGCCACCACGTCGGCGATCATGTGGCCCGTGGCGATCTCGTCCATGGCTGCGAGATGGGCAAAGCCGGAGGCGCGGATCTTCAACCTGTAAGGCTTGTTGGCGCCGTCGGACACCAGGTAGATGCCGAACTCCCCTTTCGGATGCTCGACCGCCGCGTAGGTTTCGCCGGGCGGAACATGAAAGCCCTCGGTGAAGAGCTTGAAGTGGTGGATCAGCGCTTCCATGTCGGTCTTCATGGTCACGCGCGGCGGCGGGGCGACCTTGCGGTTGTCGGTGATCACCGGTCCCGGGTTCTTGCGCAGCCACTCCACGCACTGCCCGACGATGCGATTCGATTGACGCATCTCTTCGATGCGCACGAGATAGCGGTCGTAGCAGTCGCCGTTGACGCCGACCGGAATGTCGAACTCGACCTGATCGTAGGCCGCATACGCCTGCTTCTTGCGCAGATCCCACTCGATGCCGGAGCCGCGCAGCATCACGCCGCTGAAGCCGAGTGCCTGCGCGCGTTCCGGCGTCACCACACCGATGCCGACCGTGCGCTGCTTCCAGATGCGATTCTCGGTCAGCAGCGTTTCGTATTCGTCGACGCACTTCGGGAAGCGCTTGACGAAATCCTC
This genomic window from Betaproteobacteria bacterium contains:
- a CDS encoding NADH-quinone oxidoreductase subunit D produces the protein MAEIRNYTLNFGPQHPAAHGVLRLVLELDGEVIQRADPHIGLLHRATEKLAEHKTFLQSVPYMDRLDYVSMLCSEHAYVMAIERLLGIEVPIRAQYIRVMFDEITRLLNHLLWLGTHALDIGAMTLFLYCFREREDLFDVYEAVSGARMHAAYYRPGGVYRDLPDTMPQYQASRIHNDAAVARLNENRQGSLLDFIEDFVKRFPKCVDEYETLLTENRIWKQRTVGIGVVTPERAQALGFSGVMLRGSGIEWDLRKKQAYAAYDQVEFDIPVGVNGDCYDRYLVRIEEMRQSNRIVGQCVEWLRKNPGPVITDNRKVAPPPRVTMKTDMEALIHHFKLFTEGFHVPPGETYAAVEHPKGEFGIYLVSDGANKPYRLKIRASGFAHLAAMDEIATGHMIADVVAIIGTLDIVFGEVDR